The following proteins come from a genomic window of Deltaproteobacteria bacterium:
- a CDS encoding DUF898 domain-containing protein, which translates to MLLYKSVRRFRCPADARDLFGLFLTNVLFNILTLGVYRFWGKTRIRQYLWSQASFDDEHFEYTGQGKELFLGFLRALAVTGGVITFTQLASRAVTSFNPQFETLVRIIFTYIMYILIGVGMYSARQYLLSRTRWRGIRFAQSGSAITYAKTWVSTQGIAVLTLGLYTPFMRHHMLNYTLNNTWFGSERLTYDGRGKELFAAFLKSYLLLIPTLGLSWFWYRAAEYRYVAEHTQLQGVTFRSTISGSELLRLTIGNWLLLIATLGFAYPFVVVRTAHVLSTHLRIDGEFEYLRILQSDHEVPATGEGLVGVFGMGSV; encoded by the coding sequence ATGCTCTTGTATAAGTCAGTCCGGCGCTTCCGCTGCCCTGCGGATGCCCGCGACCTTTTTGGCCTTTTTCTAACGAATGTGCTGTTTAATATCCTCACACTCGGGGTCTACCGTTTCTGGGGAAAAACACGTATTCGTCAGTACCTGTGGAGTCAGGCCAGTTTCGATGACGAGCACTTCGAATATACGGGGCAAGGGAAAGAACTTTTTCTTGGCTTTCTACGCGCCCTCGCGGTGACCGGGGGCGTGATTACGTTTACGCAGCTGGCTTCCCGTGCCGTGACGTCGTTCAATCCACAATTTGAGACGCTGGTACGCATCATTTTCACCTACATTATGTACATCCTGATTGGGGTTGGGATGTACAGTGCCCGGCAATATCTCCTGAGTCGCACCCGATGGCGTGGGATTCGCTTTGCCCAGTCTGGCTCAGCGATCACCTATGCCAAAACCTGGGTTAGCACTCAAGGCATCGCTGTGTTAACGCTGGGGCTCTATACACCGTTCATGCGACACCACATGCTCAACTACACACTTAATAACACCTGGTTTGGTAGTGAGCGACTTACGTACGATGGCCGAGGCAAGGAACTGTTCGCTGCTTTCCTGAAGTCGTATCTGTTGTTGATTCCGACATTAGGCCTGAGCTGGTTTTGGTACCGTGCGGCGGAGTATCGGTATGTTGCCGAGCACACGCAACTGCAAGGCGTAACCTTTCGCTCGACAATCTCTGGCAGTGAGTTGCTACGCCTTACAATAGGTAACTGGCTGTTACTGATTGCGACATTAGGATTCGCTTACCCGTTCGTCGTCGTCCGCACTGCGCACGTACTTTCGACCCATTTGCGTATCGATGGCGAATTTGAGTATCTGCGCATCTTGCAGAGCGACCACGAAGTTCCGGCTACCGGGGAAGGACTGGTCGGCGTTTTTGGTATGGGGAGTGTCTAA